One part of the Treponema peruense genome encodes these proteins:
- the htpG gene encoding molecular chaperone HtpG, translated as MAKYQFQTEVNQLLKLIIHSMYSNKDIFLREIVSNASDALDKLKYLTVSDENFKNIIFNPRIDISFNEDKKTLTVQDCGLGMDEKDLNDNLGTIARSGTKAFIEKLSQSGTNNSDLIGQFGVGFYSAFMAASKIDVYTRKAGGDGTVWHWSSDGTNAYEIEELKPEDPSYAAYGFDKSDTYGTAIEMHLNDDSKDYASHWKIDDLIKKYSNHIAFPIYLHYTQTKYDKDGKANGTEDKIEQCNSASALWKRNKSELKKEDYNAFYKTLTHDGTDPLMYIHTHAEGTQEYTTLFYVPEAAPYDMYQADYKSGVKLYVKRVFITDDDKELLPSYLRFVRGVIDSEDLPLNVSREILQQNRILENIKSQSVKKLLSEFKKLGEEADAASKKAEQTDDDKAVIAKWNTFVKNYNRPLKEGLYSDFANRDELSEIIRFKSTAGEGTGDDKWTSFADYVQRMKTDQKYIYYISGSDEKNLRESPLLEAYKNKGFEVLIAPDEVDDIVIPALAKYKDFELKSVNRAGSDDELNVNKEDLKKKEEEFKPVQEKIKKALGDRVKDVVMSKRLSDSPSCIVIDENDPSLQMERMMRAMGQGSANLVKPILEINADHAIVKKLAQADDAELKNISEVLLDQALLLSGSELQDPADFVKAMNSLLSK; from the coding sequence ATGGCCAAATATCAGTTTCAGACAGAAGTAAACCAGCTGCTCAAGCTCATCATTCATTCAATGTATTCCAACAAAGACATTTTTCTAAGAGAAATAGTCTCCAATGCATCTGATGCGCTCGACAAGCTCAAGTATCTTACTGTTTCTGATGAAAATTTCAAAAACATAATCTTTAATCCAAGAATCGACATTTCGTTCAACGAAGACAAAAAAACACTTACCGTACAGGACTGCGGACTCGGAATGGACGAAAAAGATCTGAACGACAACCTTGGAACAATCGCACGCTCAGGAACAAAGGCATTTATAGAAAAACTTTCCCAGAGCGGAACAAACAATTCTGATTTAATAGGACAGTTTGGTGTAGGTTTCTACAGCGCCTTTATGGCAGCATCAAAAATTGACGTCTACACAAGAAAAGCCGGCGGTGACGGAACAGTCTGGCACTGGAGTTCTGACGGAACAAATGCTTACGAAATTGAAGAGCTTAAACCCGAAGATCCCTCATATGCAGCATACGGTTTCGACAAGAGCGACACTTATGGAACCGCAATTGAAATGCATCTCAACGACGATTCCAAAGATTACGCCAGCCACTGGAAAATTGACGATCTTATTAAAAAATATTCCAACCACATTGCATTCCCCATTTACCTGCACTATACGCAGACAAAATATGACAAAGACGGAAAAGCAAACGGCACAGAAGATAAAATTGAACAGTGCAACAGCGCAAGTGCCCTCTGGAAGCGCAACAAGAGTGAACTCAAGAAAGAGGACTACAACGCCTTCTACAAAACCCTTACACACGACGGAACAGATCCTCTCATGTACATCCACACGCATGCAGAAGGAACACAGGAATACACAACACTGTTCTACGTTCCCGAAGCTGCTCCTTACGACATGTACCAGGCAGACTACAAAAGCGGTGTAAAGCTTTATGTAAAAAGAGTTTTCATAACCGACGACGACAAGGAACTTTTGCCCTCTTACTTAAGATTTGTACGCGGCGTAATTGATTCAGAAGATTTGCCGCTCAATGTAAGCCGTGAGATTCTGCAGCAGAACAGGATACTTGAAAACATTAAGTCACAGTCCGTTAAAAAGCTTTTGTCAGAATTCAAAAAACTCGGTGAAGAAGCCGACGCCGCTTCCAAAAAAGCAGAGCAGACAGACGATGACAAGGCCGTAATTGCAAAGTGGAACACATTCGTAAAGAATTACAACCGTCCTCTCAAGGAAGGCCTTTATTCCGACTTTGCAAACAGGGACGAGCTTTCAGAAATAATCAGATTCAAGAGCACTGCAGGAGAAGGAACAGGCGACGACAAGTGGACCAGCTTTGCAGATTATGTACAGAGAATGAAGACAGACCAGAAGTACATTTACTACATAAGCGGTTCCGACGAAAAGAATCTGCGCGAATCACCGCTGCTTGAAGCATACAAAAACAAGGGTTTTGAAGTTCTCATTGCCCCTGATGAAGTAGATGACATTGTTATTCCGGCACTGGCAAAATACAAGGATTTCGAGCTTAAGTCTGTTAACCGCGCAGGAAGTGACGATGAACTCAATGTAAACAAAGAAGACCTTAAAAAGAAAGAAGAGGAATTCAAGCCTGTTCAGGAAAAAATCAAAAAGGCTCTTGGTGACAGGGTAAAGGATGTTGTTATGAGCAAGCGCCTTTCTGACAGCCCAAGCTGCATTGTTATTGACGAAAACGATCCGTCCCTTCAGATGGAAAGAATGATGAGGGCAATGGGACAGGGTTCTGCAAACCTTGTAAAGCCTATTCTTGAAATAAATGCAGACCATGCTATTGTCAAAAAACTTGCACAGGCAGACGACGCTGAACTCAAAAACATAAGCGAAGTTCTTCTTGACCAGGCTCTCCTTCTTAGCGGAAGCGAACTGCAGGATCCGGCAGACTTTGTTAAGGCAATGAATTCACTGCTGTCCAAGTAA